A genomic segment from Nitrospira sp. encodes:
- a CDS encoding TPR repeat, whose protein sequence is MTVSDRERSRSKRTVRRGAGDRCLVLLLGLCVLTGCADEENLRKSKGFYQEGVARLSSDQQQAFVSFQKAVKLNPDNKEAQYGLGHIYASQGRFKLAEESLREAIRIDNDYAEAHTYLGQVLARQDRWQEAIAAYRQALSNPLYPTPDLARFHLGKALMHEGDLPGAMEALEDAATVMPPNVPPAMLQLELGRVYHKLGFDVRAREALSKVSAADKGGEQAAAAQELLGKLKP, encoded by the coding sequence ATGACGGTGAGTGATCGAGAACGCAGTCGATCAAAACGAACGGTGCGCCGGGGTGCAGGTGACCGTTGCCTGGTCCTGCTGTTGGGGCTCTGTGTGCTTACGGGTTGTGCCGACGAAGAGAACCTGCGGAAGTCGAAGGGGTTTTACCAGGAAGGAGTCGCCCGACTGAGTTCCGATCAACAGCAGGCCTTCGTCTCGTTTCAGAAGGCCGTGAAGTTGAATCCCGACAACAAGGAAGCGCAATATGGGTTGGGCCACATCTATGCCTCACAGGGACGATTCAAGCTGGCCGAAGAATCCCTCCGCGAAGCCATCCGCATCGACAATGATTATGCGGAGGCGCATACCTACCTCGGCCAGGTGCTGGCGCGCCAGGACCGTTGGCAAGAGGCGATTGCGGCATACCGCCAGGCCCTCAGCAATCCCCTGTACCCGACACCCGACTTGGCCCGATTTCATCTGGGGAAAGCCTTGATGCATGAAGGGGATCTGCCAGGGGCGATGGAAGCCTTGGAAGATGCCGCGACGGTGATGCCTCCGAATGTGCCGCCGGCGATGCTGCAATTGGAATTGGGGCGTGTTTACCACAAACTTGGGTTCGATGTGCGGGCGCGTGAGGCGCTTTCCAAGGTCTCGGCGGCTGATAAGGGCGGCGAACAGGCGGCTGCGGCACAGGAACTGCTCGGCAAGCTCAAACCATAG
- a CDS encoding Cell division coordinator CpoB, with protein sequence MVALQVGAGFVCSFFLVGCAKHADFLEIREQVTIIAKTQDQEQKRFEAMQRRLESLERVREPEGGKLRLDDALARLQKIEGRLAKIEETQLAQAASIRSDLAMAEATRQARVAKPSGPLDPPSIVPGVPSITPTSAFNLAYNDYLNGKFDLAVSGFQRFIKDFPSTSLTPNAHYWLGESYYGQKDYIRAIQSFEHVVNEYAGNEKVPASLFKLGLSAAETGDTAKSRKYLKRVIEEYSTSEEAKLAKAKMAEIR encoded by the coding sequence ATGGTGGCATTGCAGGTGGGGGCAGGGTTCGTCTGCAGCTTTTTCTTGGTGGGCTGTGCGAAGCATGCCGATTTTTTGGAGATCCGGGAGCAAGTCACGATCATCGCCAAGACTCAAGATCAGGAGCAGAAGCGTTTCGAGGCGATGCAGCGGAGACTGGAATCGCTCGAACGGGTCCGTGAGCCGGAGGGAGGAAAGTTGCGGCTCGATGACGCGTTGGCCCGGCTCCAAAAAATAGAGGGGCGATTGGCGAAAATCGAAGAGACGCAACTCGCCCAGGCGGCCTCCATCAGATCGGACTTGGCGATGGCCGAAGCCACTCGTCAGGCGCGCGTGGCGAAGCCGTCCGGGCCGCTCGATCCACCATCGATCGTTCCCGGGGTGCCCTCCATTACGCCGACTTCGGCCTTCAACCTGGCCTACAATGATTATCTCAACGGCAAATTCGATCTTGCGGTCAGCGGTTTCCAGCGTTTCATCAAGGACTTTCCTTCGACCTCGCTGACTCCCAATGCCCATTATTGGCTCGGGGAGTCCTACTACGGTCAGAAGGACTATATCCGGGCGATACAGTCTTTTGAGCATGTGGTGAACGAGTATGCGGGGAATGAAAAGGTGCCTGCCTCCCTCTTCAAGCTTGGTCTGTCGGCTGCGGAAACCGGGGATACGGCCAAATCGCGCAAGTATCTCAAGCGGGTCATCGAGGAATATTCCACGTCTGAGGAAGCGAAACTTGCGAAGGCGAAGATGGCCGAGATTCGATGA
- a CDS encoding 5'-methylthioadenosine phosphorylase, producing the protein MTGSKQAGQTAIGIIGGSGLYDIEGLEKVREVRVRTPFGAPSDAVVVGMLGGIRVAFLSRHGRGHCINPGGINYRANIYALKSLGVTQVISVSAVGSMKESIHPGVVVLPDQFIDLTKRRASTFFDEGIVAHVGFGEPVCRSLADALEQGGRSMRASLQRGGTYVCMEGPQFSTKAESRLYRQWGVDVIGMTNMPEAKLAREAELCYATVALVTDYDCWHETEEAVTVEAILATLHKNVVLAKQLLKTVVPGLKPDRFCECRQALRNAIVTAPDRISASTKRRLNLLIAPSVAKRKGKR; encoded by the coding sequence ATGACAGGATCGAAACAGGCGGGTCAGACCGCCATCGGCATTATCGGCGGCAGCGGGTTGTACGACATCGAAGGATTGGAAAAGGTTCGTGAGGTGCGCGTCCGTACTCCGTTCGGTGCTCCTTCGGATGCCGTTGTCGTCGGCATGCTCGGCGGAATCCGAGTAGCGTTTCTTTCCCGGCACGGTCGAGGCCATTGCATCAATCCCGGCGGCATCAACTATCGCGCCAATATCTATGCGTTGAAGTCGCTGGGCGTCACGCAAGTGATTTCTGTCAGTGCCGTCGGCAGCATGAAGGAATCGATCCATCCCGGAGTCGTGGTATTGCCGGATCAGTTCATCGATCTCACCAAACGACGCGCCTCGACGTTTTTCGATGAAGGGATCGTGGCGCATGTGGGGTTCGGGGAACCGGTCTGTCGGTCCTTGGCCGATGCATTGGAGCAAGGGGGGCGTTCCATGAGAGCGAGTCTCCAGCGGGGCGGGACCTATGTCTGTATGGAAGGGCCGCAGTTTTCGACCAAGGCCGAGTCGCGATTGTATCGTCAGTGGGGAGTGGACGTGATCGGCATGACCAACATGCCGGAAGCCAAGCTGGCCCGTGAGGCCGAACTCTGCTATGCCACGGTCGCGCTGGTCACGGATTACGATTGCTGGCATGAGACGGAAGAGGCGGTCACCGTCGAGGCTATTCTGGCGACCCTTCATAAGAACGTCGTGCTCGCGAAACAATTGTTGAAGACCGTGGTGCCGGGACTGAAGCCCGATCGCTTCTGCGAGTGCCGCCAGGCGCTGAGAAACGCCATCGTCACCGCGCCGGATCGCATTTCGGCTTCGACGAAGCGACGGTTGAATCTCTTGATCGCTCCCTCTGTGGCGAAGCGGAAAGGAAAACGGTGA
- a CDS encoding putative membrane protein codes for MESVGEFFRQVRETKGLTVDEVASKTRIRTDFVKALEEGNFAKLPDQVFARGFVRSYARSLGLDEEDAIHRFIQSAGAFYEKQGERERLRQRQVEEERRRKANRKAVGIAIAVAIVTLIFLLSREQSSTLVRRSNSDAPPPNKKSAPFAKDARESAPRQESELPPPVAPVAKQPEPMATPPKTLQEKATVSVPATVAKVPIQTEPVPAQSVPSLGSDGPLAGLSVDGPVGFDGPLVLDLDATELSWVVVQVDGGSPQEALLRPGEKAQWKAQDQFTVTLGNAGGVRAELNGKPQKPFGPSGKVVRDVVLKR; via the coding sequence ATGGAATCAGTGGGTGAATTTTTTCGACAGGTTCGCGAGACGAAAGGCCTGACGGTCGATGAGGTCGCCTCTAAGACCCGCATCCGGACGGATTTCGTCAAGGCGCTCGAAGAGGGGAATTTCGCCAAACTGCCCGATCAGGTGTTCGCGCGTGGGTTTGTGCGGTCCTACGCGCGCTCACTGGGACTGGATGAGGAGGACGCGATTCACCGATTCATTCAGTCCGCCGGGGCCTTTTATGAAAAGCAGGGCGAACGGGAACGGCTGAGACAGCGGCAGGTGGAAGAGGAGCGGCGTCGCAAGGCCAATCGCAAGGCGGTAGGGATCGCCATTGCCGTCGCCATCGTCACCCTGATCTTCCTGCTGAGCCGGGAACAATCCTCGACGCTCGTGCGTCGATCCAATTCGGATGCCCCGCCGCCCAATAAGAAAAGCGCACCGTTCGCTAAGGATGCGCGCGAATCGGCACCGCGCCAGGAATCGGAACTTCCGCCTCCCGTTGCACCGGTTGCGAAACAACCCGAGCCGATGGCGACTCCTCCGAAGACCCTGCAAGAAAAAGCGACCGTTTCCGTACCGGCGACGGTCGCCAAGGTGCCGATACAAACGGAACCGGTCCCCGCTCAATCCGTTCCTTCACTCGGATCTGACGGCCCCTTGGCAGGGCTGTCGGTTGACGGTCCGGTCGGGTTCGATGGCCCGCTGGTCCTGGATCTCGATGCGACTGAGTTGAGTTGGGTGGTGGTTCAGGTCGACGGAGGAAGCCCGCAGGAAGCCTTGCTGCGCCCTGGTGAAAAGGCTCAGTGGAAAGCCCAGGATCAGTTTACGGTGACACTGGGTAATGCGGGGGGAGTCCGTGCCGAATTGAACGGCAAGCCGCAAAAACCTTTCGGTCCGAGCGGAAAGGTCGTCCGCGACGTTGTCCTTAAGCGTTGA
- a CDS encoding tRNA dimethylallyltransferase gives MGRLSESIVRSRPLVVLVGPTAVGKSEIAVRLAQVLETEVLTADSRQVYRGMDIATDKPTVEQRRGVPHRLIDLVDPHESFNAGQYRKHAMQEIERLYGERRLPLVVGGTGLYVRTLIRGLCDAPPADQAFRSALAQVVRVEGRQVLHDELTRIDPELAGQLHPHDEVKIVRALEVHHVSGRRLSELHRQHRGSEPPFSVLMIGLNRDREQLYRRIDRRVDAMFAGGLVQETERLLAGGYYGRGLGAMKGLGYRQVAGYLAGEYDQAEAIRLVKRDTRHFAKRQLTWFRRESDLRWWSLDARDGPEIVAERLLGAIQTFVQETVNRQPAVASRTPLTMETESTL, from the coding sequence ATGGGGCGGCTGTCGGAATCGATCGTACGGTCGCGGCCGCTGGTGGTGTTGGTCGGACCGACGGCGGTGGGAAAAAGCGAGATCGCGGTGCGACTGGCGCAGGTGTTGGAAACAGAAGTTTTGACGGCGGACTCTCGCCAGGTCTACCGGGGAATGGACATCGCGACCGACAAGCCCACGGTTGAACAGCGACGAGGGGTGCCGCACCGGCTCATCGATCTGGTCGATCCCCACGAGTCCTTCAACGCCGGCCAATATCGCAAACACGCGATGCAAGAAATCGAGCGGCTCTATGGAGAACGACGGCTTCCGCTGGTAGTCGGCGGCACGGGGCTGTACGTCCGGACGCTGATCCGCGGTCTGTGCGATGCTCCCCCGGCGGATCAGGCGTTCCGTTCGGCTTTGGCGCAGGTGGTCCGTGTTGAGGGACGACAGGTGCTTCATGATGAATTGACACGGATCGATCCAGAATTGGCCGGACAGCTCCATCCCCATGACGAGGTCAAGATCGTGCGGGCGCTCGAAGTGCATCATGTGTCGGGGCGTCGGCTGTCGGAACTTCATCGGCAACATCGTGGTTCCGAGCCACCGTTTTCGGTCTTGATGATCGGTCTGAATCGCGATCGCGAACAGTTGTATCGCCGCATCGACCGGCGGGTGGACGCGATGTTTGCCGGGGGACTGGTGCAAGAAACCGAGCGCCTTCTTGCCGGCGGGTATTATGGGCGAGGGTTGGGTGCGATGAAGGGGTTGGGATATCGGCAGGTTGCCGGGTATCTGGCTGGCGAATATGACCAGGCGGAGGCGATCCGTCTGGTCAAGCGCGATACCAGGCACTTCGCGAAACGCCAGCTGACTTGGTTTCGGAGGGAATCGGACCTGCGCTGGTGGTCTCTCGATGCGCGAGACGGTCCGGAAATCGTGGCCGAGCGCCTGCTCGGGGCCATTCAGACTTTCGTGCAGGAGACGGTCAATCGACAACCGGCGGTCGCGTCGCGAACGCCCCTCACCATGGAAACGGAATCGACCTTATGA
- a CDS encoding Ribokinase codes for MGKLLVVGSVALDTVKTPFGEVTEVLGGSATYFSTAASYFTTVDLIAVVGEDFPDRHVAFLKSRKIDLTGLERRPGATFRWKGAYSHQLNEAQTLDTRLNVFETFRPKIPAQYGSPEVLFLGNIDPGLQLDVLQQVKRPALVACDTMNFWINGKRDALWKVLEHIDILIINDGEARALGEDPNLVKVAKKILSRGPKHLIVKRGEYGVLMFNEKQVFGAPAFPLDEVRDPTGAGDTFAGGFLGYLAATGNRSPEAMRQAIIFGSVMASFTVEAFSLDRLRILDYKEIEARFKEFKRLTHFEDIGS; via the coding sequence ATGGGTAAGTTGTTGGTGGTCGGATCGGTGGCGTTGGATACGGTGAAAACACCCTTCGGCGAGGTGACGGAGGTGCTCGGTGGGTCGGCGACTTACTTCTCGACGGCAGCCAGCTATTTCACCACGGTCGATCTCATTGCGGTCGTCGGGGAAGATTTTCCCGACCGGCATGTGGCGTTTCTCAAGAGTCGGAAGATCGATTTGACCGGACTCGAACGGCGGCCCGGCGCCACCTTCCGCTGGAAGGGGGCCTATTCGCATCAATTGAACGAGGCGCAGACACTCGACACAAGGCTGAATGTGTTCGAGACCTTTCGTCCGAAGATTCCCGCCCAGTACGGTTCGCCGGAGGTCCTCTTCCTGGGGAACATCGATCCGGGGTTGCAACTCGATGTGCTGCAGCAGGTGAAACGGCCGGCCCTGGTGGCTTGCGACACGATGAATTTCTGGATCAACGGCAAGCGGGACGCGCTGTGGAAGGTGCTGGAACATATCGACATTCTTATCATCAACGACGGCGAAGCGCGGGCCTTGGGCGAGGATCCGAATCTCGTGAAAGTGGCAAAAAAAATTCTCTCGCGAGGGCCCAAACACCTGATTGTCAAGCGCGGCGAATACGGCGTGCTGATGTTCAATGAGAAGCAGGTGTTCGGGGCACCGGCCTTTCCATTGGATGAAGTGCGCGATCCGACCGGTGCCGGCGATACGTTCGCCGGAGGATTCCTGGGCTATTTGGCGGCGACGGGAAACCGGTCGCCGGAGGCGATGCGGCAAGCCATCATCTTCGGCAGCGTCATGGCCTCATTCACCGTAGAAGCCTTTAGCCTTGACCGATTACGGATCCTGGATTACAAAGAGATCGAGGCACGCTTCAAAGAGTTCAAGCGGTTGACCCACTTTGAGGACATCGGTTCATGA
- a CDS encoding DNA mismatch repair protein MutL: protein MTIASSSRKIQVLPNDVIGRIAAGEVVERPAAVVKELIENSLDAGSSTITVEIKDGGLGLIRVTDDGEGMSRADAGLAFERHATSKLQSDRQLSAIRTMGFRGEALPSIAAVSKVRLTTMARNDQVGTQLRLTGGGIDQVEDAAAVPGTSIEVADLFYNTPARKKFLKSTTTEFSHISHAVQQAGLAWPQVHVRLVHNGYEVCNLPAVSSHRDRVLQIYRASFGDRALIVEAERNGLSVKGFIIDPVRARAGRTPQELFVNRRPVKNGTVHHAVIDGYSSFLAKGHSPLFVLFLEVEPHLVDVNVHPTKREVRFVETESVHQLVRSAVRHALGRAQVEASTAGAAHAHVSGLVSSIGPSRIEGRPAFESESDYGHAFIGSKEPLAPIASAVGQTSLVGEGALTYDSTGSPDILPLGQMCRTFLIVQVGTELQVIDQHTAHERVLFERLWRSWQDSSLPSQPLLLPEPLELPLQQALVLQRRLPELERLGLLIEPFGSSSFLIRSLPVLLGHPDLAALVQDLIEDLERWESISSLETKVKPILASLACHGAVRAGRAMALPEIKQLVQDWVAEGLIMTCPHGRRVALRLSADELARLFDRAS from the coding sequence ATGACCATAGCCAGTAGCTCCCGAAAGATCCAGGTATTGCCGAACGATGTAATCGGCCGGATTGCGGCGGGCGAGGTGGTGGAGCGCCCGGCTGCGGTGGTGAAGGAGTTGATCGAAAACAGCCTGGATGCCGGTAGCAGCACCATTACAGTCGAGATCAAGGACGGGGGCCTCGGACTGATTCGCGTCACGGACGACGGCGAAGGTATGTCGCGGGCCGATGCCGGCCTGGCCTTTGAGCGGCATGCCACAAGCAAATTGCAATCCGACCGGCAACTCAGCGCCATTCGCACGATGGGCTTTCGTGGTGAGGCACTGCCAAGCATCGCGGCCGTATCGAAAGTCCGATTGACGACGATGGCTCGGAACGATCAGGTGGGGACGCAACTCCGGCTGACGGGAGGAGGGATCGATCAGGTGGAGGATGCCGCCGCCGTTCCCGGGACCTCCATCGAGGTGGCGGACCTCTTCTACAATACACCGGCCCGCAAGAAGTTTCTCAAGTCCACGACGACCGAGTTTTCCCACATCAGTCATGCGGTGCAGCAGGCCGGGTTGGCTTGGCCGCAGGTGCATGTGCGCTTGGTCCACAACGGATACGAGGTATGCAATCTTCCCGCTGTGTCCTCCCATCGCGATCGTGTTCTGCAGATCTATCGTGCGTCCTTCGGCGACCGAGCATTGATCGTGGAAGCAGAGCGAAACGGTCTCTCCGTCAAGGGGTTCATCATCGACCCGGTGCGGGCGCGCGCCGGACGAACCCCGCAGGAATTGTTCGTGAACCGTCGGCCGGTCAAGAACGGCACCGTGCACCATGCCGTCATCGACGGATACAGCTCGTTCCTCGCCAAGGGCCATAGTCCACTTTTCGTACTCTTTCTCGAGGTCGAGCCCCACCTGGTCGACGTCAACGTGCATCCGACCAAGCGGGAGGTGCGGTTCGTCGAGACGGAATCCGTGCACCAATTGGTCCGTTCGGCGGTGCGTCATGCACTCGGGCGCGCCCAGGTCGAAGCATCGACAGCTGGTGCTGCCCATGCTCATGTCAGCGGCCTTGTTTCATCGATCGGTCCTTCTCGTATCGAGGGTCGCCCTGCTTTCGAATCAGAATCGGATTACGGTCATGCCTTCATCGGGTCGAAGGAGCCCCTTGCGCCAATCGCATCGGCGGTCGGCCAAACGTCCCTTGTCGGGGAAGGGGCACTCACATATGACTCGACCGGATCGCCGGACATTCTTCCGCTGGGCCAGATGTGCCGTACGTTTCTGATCGTACAGGTAGGAACCGAACTCCAGGTGATCGATCAACATACGGCGCACGAGAGGGTCTTGTTCGAGCGCTTGTGGCGATCCTGGCAAGACAGCAGCCTGCCGTCACAACCGCTGTTGCTGCCGGAGCCTTTGGAGTTGCCGCTTCAGCAGGCTCTGGTGCTCCAACGCCGGTTGCCTGAATTGGAACGGCTCGGATTGTTGATCGAGCCCTTCGGGTCTTCGTCGTTTCTGATCCGCAGTCTGCCGGTGCTGTTGGGCCATCCCGATCTGGCCGCGCTGGTGCAAGATCTGATCGAGGATCTCGAACGATGGGAGTCGATTTCCTCGCTGGAAACGAAGGTGAAGCCCATCCTCGCATCGCTGGCCTGTCACGGGGCGGTGCGTGCGGGTCGGGCCATGGCGCTTCCGGAGATCAAGCAATTGGTCCAAGACTGGGTTGCAGAGGGGCTGATCATGACCTGTCCGCACGGCCGACGGGTTGCGCTTCGTCTATCGGCAGACGAACTGGCGCGTTTGTTCGACCGCGCGTCGTGA
- a CDS encoding Cell division coordinator CpoB, whose amino-acid sequence MDDGWLHRNETVSGRSAEDVGVSGRRSEQCGLGVCVLVTAGLSLLSGCVAQQADLKQTERELQRRIKQTTEEQAQTRARQNQEIVSLREQDIPSLRGDVDKAIHRAQTLEARQDDVLAKLASQDSRVNQRLGESEKRVAEESKRLGWVEKQLVDQDASLKGERDRSRSELTAVTARVDQVSAHIDAIQKNMLDAVQKSTTALAQKVDSRLDEQQKLLQALEGRSHNMTQLDAQNKVLADQVAKFNQALIEFKQALSGLGERVVQQDQAVKHLVASTTSVEQEAAALSKRTDGLAGKIDADNKATTDHLNEVNRSVASLKNALENAGGKLASRGDEQERRIEETARGLAHVQAQIQTLDKNLENQHAFLKQVEQHLSALRTIASQRAEQASAVAEVASLPQAQAMPVPEAAPPAQTNGSAAHSENRSVVLVADRESYERTLTRFKDGDLDGARQGFAEFLVHYPHSDLAPNARFWLGESYYGKKDYTRAIDAYDQVQLNHPSSEKVPAALLKKGYAYLALKDRKRAASALKQVIDLYPRSPEANKAVDKLNQLKELHER is encoded by the coding sequence ATGGATGATGGATGGCTTCATCGAAATGAGACGGTGAGCGGACGATCGGCCGAAGACGTGGGTGTTTCTGGCCGTCGGAGTGAACAGTGCGGGCTCGGGGTCTGTGTACTCGTGACGGCGGGGCTTTCCCTGTTGTCCGGCTGTGTGGCGCAACAGGCCGATCTCAAACAGACCGAACGGGAACTTCAACGTCGGATCAAACAGACGACGGAAGAACAGGCCCAGACCAGGGCTCGGCAAAATCAGGAGATCGTGTCGTTGCGCGAGCAGGACATTCCGTCCTTACGAGGCGACGTCGATAAGGCCATTCACCGCGCCCAGACATTGGAAGCGCGGCAAGACGATGTGTTGGCAAAACTGGCTTCTCAGGACTCGCGGGTCAACCAACGGTTGGGCGAGAGCGAAAAACGCGTCGCCGAGGAGAGCAAACGATTGGGGTGGGTCGAAAAGCAGTTGGTGGATCAGGATGCTTCGCTCAAAGGAGAGCGGGACCGGAGTCGGTCTGAACTCACGGCTGTGACGGCGCGGGTGGATCAAGTTTCGGCCCATATCGACGCGATTCAAAAAAACATGCTCGACGCCGTTCAGAAGTCCACGACGGCGCTGGCACAGAAAGTCGATTCGCGGTTGGACGAACAGCAGAAATTGTTGCAGGCTCTTGAGGGCCGGTCGCATAACATGACGCAACTCGACGCCCAGAACAAGGTCTTGGCGGATCAGGTCGCGAAGTTCAACCAAGCGCTGATTGAGTTCAAACAAGCCTTGAGCGGCTTGGGCGAACGTGTCGTGCAGCAAGACCAGGCGGTGAAGCATCTCGTTGCATCGACGACGTCGGTAGAGCAAGAGGCGGCCGCATTGAGCAAGCGGACGGATGGGCTCGCGGGAAAAATCGATGCGGACAACAAGGCTACGACCGATCACTTGAATGAAGTCAACCGGAGCGTCGCGTCGTTGAAGAATGCTCTGGAAAATGCCGGAGGCAAGCTCGCATCACGTGGAGACGAGCAGGAACGCCGCATCGAAGAGACGGCGCGCGGCTTGGCGCATGTTCAAGCTCAGATCCAGACTCTGGACAAGAATCTGGAAAATCAACATGCGTTTTTGAAGCAGGTCGAACAGCATCTGTCGGCGTTGCGCACGATCGCTTCCCAACGGGCCGAGCAGGCGTCGGCTGTCGCAGAAGTGGCGTCGCTTCCGCAAGCGCAGGCGATGCCGGTACCGGAAGCCGCACCGCCCGCTCAGACCAACGGCTCTGCCGCCCATTCGGAAAACCGAAGCGTCGTTTTGGTGGCGGATCGGGAATCCTATGAGCGGACCCTCACTCGTTTCAAAGACGGAGACCTGGACGGCGCCCGACAAGGGTTCGCGGAGTTTCTTGTCCATTATCCGCATTCGGACCTCGCGCCCAACGCCCGGTTTTGGTTGGGCGAGTCCTACTACGGCAAGAAGGATTATACGCGCGCGATCGATGCGTACGATCAGGTGCAGTTGAACCATCCATCGAGTGAAAAGGTGCCGGCGGCTTTGTTGAAAAAAGGATACGCCTATCTGGCATTGAAGGACCGGAAACGTGCCGCTTCGGCGTTGAAACAGGTCATCGATCTCTATCCGAGGTCGCCCGAAGCCAATAAAGCTGTCGACAAGCTGAACCAACTAAAGGAGTTACACGAACGATGA
- a CDS encoding Cytochrome c, class I, which yields MGYLSKFFGVCAAVTLLSVTVVGAEEKDPLKPRVPPDQMADAKAMKNPVAMSPESIAKGKALFEGKGTCFNCHGKEGKGDGPAGAILNPSPRNFTNCKFHKKRKDGELFWVIKNGSPGTGMVSLVPAAITEEEAWTIINYERSFCKGGEE from the coding sequence ATGGGGTATCTTTCTAAGTTTTTTGGAGTGTGTGCGGCCGTCACCTTGTTGTCCGTGACGGTGGTGGGAGCGGAAGAAAAGGATCCGTTGAAGCCGCGCGTTCCGCCGGATCAGATGGCGGATGCCAAGGCGATGAAGAATCCGGTGGCCATGAGCCCCGAGAGCATTGCAAAGGGCAAGGCACTGTTCGAGGGCAAGGGCACCTGCTTCAATTGCCATGGGAAGGAAGGGAAGGGCGACGGTCCTGCCGGTGCGATCCTGAATCCGAGCCCGCGAAATTTCACCAACTGCAAATTCCACAAGAAGCGGAAAGACGGCGAGCTCTTCTGGGTGATCAAGAACGGCAGCCCCGGCACCGGCATGGTGTCCTTGGTTCCTGCGGCGATTACGGAAGAAGAAGCCTGGACCATCATCAATTACGAGCGCAGCTTCTGCAAGGGCGGAGAAGAGTAG